One window of Deltaproteobacteria bacterium genomic DNA carries:
- the queE gene encoding 7-carboxy-7-deazaguanine synthase, whose translation MAYDVKEIFYSLQGEGANTGRPAVFCRFSRCNLWSGHERDRDRAICRFCDTDFVGTNGTGGGSFARAEELAEAVASAWNGPTERKLVICTGGEPLLQLDAPLVDALHARGFEVAVETNGTRPAPQGLDWVCVSPKAGAELVLQQGDELKLVFPQPGAEPERFEALPFKSFFLQPMDGPAREANTAAAVAYCLAHPRWRLSLQTHKLLGIR comes from the coding sequence ATGGCCTACGACGTGAAGGAGATCTTCTACTCGCTGCAAGGCGAGGGCGCGAACACCGGGCGTCCGGCCGTGTTCTGCCGCTTCTCGCGCTGCAACCTGTGGAGCGGCCACGAGCGCGACCGCGACCGGGCCATCTGCCGCTTCTGCGACACCGACTTCGTGGGCACCAACGGTACGGGCGGCGGTTCCTTCGCCCGCGCCGAGGAGCTCGCGGAGGCCGTCGCGTCGGCGTGGAACGGCCCGACCGAGCGCAAGCTCGTCATCTGCACGGGCGGCGAGCCGCTCCTGCAGCTCGACGCGCCGCTGGTGGACGCGCTGCACGCGCGCGGCTTCGAGGTGGCGGTGGAGACCAACGGAACGCGGCCCGCGCCCCAGGGGCTCGACTGGGTCTGCGTCTCGCCCAAGGCCGGCGCGGAGCTCGTGCTGCAGCAAGGCGACGAGCTCAAGCTGGTCTTCCCGCAGCCGGGCGCCGAGCCCGAGCGCTTCGAGGCCCTGCCCTTCAAGAGCTTCTTCCTGCAGCCCATGGACGGCCCCGCGCGCGAGGCGAACACCGCCGCGGCCGTCGCTTATTGTCTGGCGCACCCGCGCTGGCGGCTGTCACTTCAGACGCACAAGCTGCTGGGGATCCGA
- a CDS encoding radical SAM protein — translation MKLRAEWFGGLVSLEKPRAVISVNRNMMRLLGLPQSQHWQGADPKRLSAPTEVHLVISKRCSAGCTSCYVDATPQGPAMTLDQAREALDRLAAHGVFHVALGGGEAMDLDYLFAVAAHARKVGILPNLTTAGLNMTPELAERCQIFGQINVSIDGVGKRYEAARGFDGFRHAERALRLLREVKREVGINCVVSRSSYPHLGEVVALARELRLNEVELLRFKPAGRGLGTFADEDLTPEQAEGIFPLAKKLMFRHRMRIKLDCSFAPMVFWHKPSPTVAKFFGVVGCEGGNLLASVMPDGSVTGCSFGGPNEGSIFDAEATARAFDRGFEAFRGYVDRAPEPCRSCEYLSLCKGGCRVVAKARGDWWQPDPGCPRVRAHAAQSVDVKLPVLAS, via the coding sequence GTGAAGCTGCGCGCCGAGTGGTTTGGCGGCCTGGTCTCGCTGGAGAAGCCGCGCGCGGTCATCTCCGTGAACCGCAACATGATGCGACTGCTCGGGCTTCCCCAGTCGCAGCACTGGCAAGGCGCGGATCCCAAGCGGCTCAGCGCGCCCACCGAAGTGCACCTCGTCATCAGCAAGCGCTGCAGCGCGGGCTGCACCAGCTGCTACGTCGACGCGACGCCCCAGGGCCCGGCGATGACGCTCGACCAGGCGCGCGAGGCGCTGGATCGACTCGCGGCGCACGGCGTCTTCCACGTGGCGCTCGGCGGCGGCGAGGCCATGGACCTCGACTACCTGTTCGCGGTGGCGGCGCACGCGCGCAAGGTGGGCATCCTCCCGAACCTCACCACGGCCGGGCTGAACATGACGCCCGAGCTCGCCGAGCGCTGCCAGATCTTCGGGCAGATCAACGTCTCCATCGACGGCGTGGGCAAGCGCTATGAGGCAGCGCGCGGCTTCGACGGCTTCCGCCACGCAGAGCGCGCCCTGCGCCTCCTGCGCGAGGTGAAGCGCGAGGTGGGCATCAACTGCGTGGTGTCGCGCTCGAGCTATCCGCACCTGGGCGAGGTGGTGGCGCTCGCGCGCGAGCTGCGGCTGAACGAAGTGGAGCTCTTGCGCTTCAAGCCCGCGGGCCGCGGCCTGGGCACCTTCGCGGACGAGGACCTCACGCCCGAGCAGGCCGAGGGCATCTTCCCGCTCGCCAAGAAGCTGATGTTCCGCCACCGCATGCGCATCAAGCTCGACTGCTCGTTCGCGCCGATGGTGTTCTGGCACAAGCCCAGCCCGACGGTCGCGAAGTTCTTCGGCGTGGTGGGCTGCGAGGGCGGAAACCTGCTCGCGAGCGTGATGCCCGACGGCAGCGTCACCGGCTGCAGCTTCGGCGGCCCGAACGAAGGCTCCATCTTCGACGCCGAGGCCACGGCGCGCGCCTTCGACCGCGGCTTCGAGGCCTTCCGCGGCTACGTGGACCGCGCGCCCGAGCCGTGCCGGAGCTGCGAGTACCTCTCGCTCTGCAAGGGCGGCTGCCGCGTGGTGGCCAAGGCGCGGGGCGATTGGTGGCAGCCGGATCCAGGCTGTCCGCGGGTGCGCGCGCACGCGGCGCAGAGCGTGGACGTGAAGCTGCCGGTGCTGGCGAGCTGA
- a CDS encoding metallophosphoesterase, protein MRLLVLACSLLAAAPARGPRFAVYGDTRDNDAEHARIVAAVVAAKPDLALFTGDAVKDGTSKDEWAHWEALEKPLRDALKLYPVRGNHDVGKEFAAHFKLPPEGTKGAGASEAYAFDALGLHFLGLDTEEPLAAGSAQLEWIAQDLAAHANKPTVVFLHKAIYSSGSHGGDAALRALLQPLFEKSHVLAVFQSHDHDYERSKPINGVTYFVEGGGGAKLRPMVDPAPPWSAFRFDGFGYVLVDVTADALDVQAFDASGTLLDRSKITLTSATSPAADAGH, encoded by the coding sequence ATGCGCCTCCTCGTGCTCGCCTGCTCGCTCCTCGCCGCTGCGCCCGCGCGCGGTCCGCGGTTCGCCGTCTACGGCGACACCCGCGACAACGACGCGGAGCACGCGCGCATCGTGGCCGCGGTGGTCGCCGCCAAGCCGGACCTCGCCCTCTTCACCGGCGACGCGGTGAAGGACGGCACCTCCAAGGACGAGTGGGCGCACTGGGAGGCGCTGGAGAAGCCGCTCCGCGACGCGCTCAAGCTCTACCCGGTGCGCGGCAACCACGACGTGGGCAAGGAGTTCGCCGCGCACTTCAAGCTCCCGCCCGAGGGCACCAAGGGCGCGGGCGCCAGCGAGGCCTACGCGTTCGACGCGCTGGGGCTGCACTTCCTGGGGCTCGACACCGAGGAGCCGCTCGCCGCAGGCTCGGCGCAGCTCGAGTGGATCGCGCAGGACCTGGCCGCGCACGCGAACAAGCCCACCGTCGTCTTCTTGCACAAGGCCATCTACAGCTCGGGCAGCCACGGCGGCGACGCAGCCCTGCGCGCGCTGCTCCAGCCGCTCTTCGAGAAGAGCCACGTGCTCGCCGTCTTCCAGAGCCACGACCACGACTACGAGCGCAGCAAGCCCATCAACGGGGTGACGTACTTCGTCGAGGGCGGCGGCGGCGCGAAGCTGAGGCCGATGGTGGACCCCGCGCCGCCGTGGAGCGCGTTCCGCTTCGACGGCTTCGGCTACGTGCTGGTGGACGTGACCGCCGACGCGCTCGATGTCCAGGCCTTCGACGCCTCGGGCACCTTGCTCGACCGCTCGAAGATCACCCTCACCTCCGCCACCTCACCGGCGGCCGACGCGGGGCACTGA
- a CDS encoding helix-turn-helix domain-containing protein, with the protein MTEELGRQLLAALQEQTRELRALRRALAPAGTLSIEEAAEELGCSVSRVYELIKKGKLVRAKKAGRHTRVTTASLRAYQDLDADGAPPPAALKVAPNRGTRFRALAKKSQAERTGN; encoded by the coding sequence GTGACCGAGGAACTCGGGCGCCAGCTGCTGGCCGCGCTCCAGGAGCAGACGCGCGAACTACGCGCGCTGCGGCGAGCGCTTGCGCCCGCCGGCACGCTCTCGATCGAGGAAGCAGCCGAGGAACTCGGTTGCAGCGTTAGCCGGGTCTACGAGCTCATCAAGAAGGGGAAGCTCGTTCGTGCGAAGAAGGCTGGCCGGCACACAAGGGTCACCACTGCTTCCCTTCGTGCCTACCAGGACCTCGACGCTGACGGTGCACCGCCGCCGGCGGCTCTAAAAGTGGCGCCCAACCGCGGAACGAGATTCCGCGCACTCGCGAAGAAGTCGCAGGCTGAGCGCACCGGAAACTAG
- a CDS encoding peptidyl-prolyl cis-trans isomerase, with amino-acid sequence MAAPSDPVVGRFSGGVVTQSEVVEEVRQMPPALRKEFSSAAGERELVSSMVDKRLLFEEAQRRGLQKDPDIEREVQELQERLMIRALLAQEEKRAGPISEQELRQYFQANPKEFITPEKVQIERLLIAVPATASKSDRAKAREKTERLLAQAKRGVALAKLAASVEGGAAKTEVMEPFAKTDSHDPKLVEAAFALKDAGALSSVLELNGGFAVLRLVARQPESPLPFEAVRSKIETKLDPAHRRHVFNELLEKLRKPAEVHVDLATRK; translated from the coding sequence GTGGCTGCACCCTCGGATCCGGTCGTCGGTCGCTTCAGCGGCGGTGTGGTCACGCAATCGGAGGTCGTCGAAGAGGTCCGGCAGATGCCGCCGGCCCTGCGCAAGGAGTTCTCCTCGGCAGCCGGCGAGCGCGAGCTCGTGAGCAGCATGGTCGACAAGCGCCTCCTCTTCGAGGAGGCCCAACGCCGCGGGCTCCAGAAGGATCCTGACATCGAGCGCGAGGTCCAGGAGCTCCAGGAGCGCTTGATGATTCGAGCCCTCCTCGCGCAGGAGGAGAAGCGCGCGGGACCGATCTCCGAGCAGGAGCTCCGCCAGTACTTCCAGGCCAACCCGAAGGAGTTCATTACACCCGAGAAGGTGCAGATCGAGCGGCTCCTGATCGCGGTTCCCGCCACTGCTTCGAAGTCTGACCGCGCCAAGGCACGCGAGAAGACGGAGCGCCTACTGGCCCAGGCGAAGCGTGGGGTCGCGCTTGCGAAGTTGGCGGCGAGCGTCGAGGGGGGCGCTGCCAAAACCGAGGTGATGGAGCCGTTCGCGAAGACGGATTCGCACGATCCGAAGCTCGTCGAGGCGGCTTTCGCCCTGAAAGACGCAGGCGCCCTCTCCAGTGTGCTCGAGCTCAACGGCGGTTTCGCCGTGCTCCGGCTCGTGGCGCGTCAGCCCGAGTCACCTCTGCCCTTCGAAGCCGTGCGCTCCAAGATCGAGACCAAGCTCGATCCCGCGCACCGCAGGCACGTATTCAACGAGTTGCTGGAGAAGTTGCGGAAGCCGGCCGAGGTCCATGTGGACCTCGCCACGCGGAAGTAG